The Acidobacteriota bacterium genome has a segment encoding these proteins:
- a CDS encoding sigma-54 dependent transcriptional regulator, protein MNPRILVIDDERSIREVFAVLLGDKGYQVETAENGRRGLELARVFAPDVVILDMNLPDIPGLEVLAGLRQARPEPGIIIVTAFGTIRNAVEATKLGASAYLEKPVDNEELLLDIARILEVRNLRHEVEALRTELVSRYRFSNIVGTSARMNSVFQLMEKISRVDGTVLITGESGTGKELAARAVHFAGPRKDGPFVVVNCGAVPRDLIESEFFGHVKGAFTDARSDKTGKFEQANGGTIFLDEVGELSQDAQVKLLRALGEREITRVGGTKTVPVDVRVIAATNKDLEAEVGRGNFREDLYFRLAVLSIALPPLRERAEDIPLLVEHFVRKYAAELKKNVFGFTPGALHRLAAYAWPGNVRELENVVYEAMVMAEGDWLTEAALPVRLRLAVAPAAAEAPAGPDRVAPLKEAVQNVAAARERDLILEALRQAGGNRTRAAGILGISRKTLFNKMTALGIRWPE, encoded by the coding sequence ATGAACCCCCGCATCCTGGTCATCGACGACGAGAGGAGCATCCGCGAGGTCTTCGCCGTCCTCCTCGGCGACAAGGGCTACCAGGTGGAGACGGCCGAGAATGGCCGGCGCGGCCTGGAGCTGGCGCGCGTCTTCGCCCCCGACGTCGTGATCCTCGACATGAACCTGCCCGACATCCCCGGGCTCGAGGTCCTGGCCGGGCTGCGCCAGGCCCGCCCCGAGCCGGGCATCATCATCGTCACGGCCTTCGGGACCATCCGCAACGCCGTCGAGGCGACGAAGCTCGGCGCCTCCGCGTATCTGGAAAAGCCCGTCGACAACGAGGAGCTTCTGCTCGACATCGCCCGGATCCTCGAAGTCCGCAACCTCCGCCACGAGGTCGAGGCCTTGCGCACGGAGCTCGTCTCGCGCTACCGCTTCTCGAACATCGTCGGCACGTCGGCCCGGATGAACTCGGTCTTCCAGCTGATGGAGAAGATCAGCCGGGTCGACGGGACCGTCCTCATCACCGGCGAGAGCGGCACGGGCAAGGAGCTCGCGGCCCGGGCCGTGCATTTCGCCGGTCCGCGCAAGGACGGGCCGTTCGTCGTCGTCAACTGCGGGGCCGTGCCGCGCGACCTCATCGAGAGCGAGTTCTTCGGCCACGTCAAGGGCGCCTTCACCGACGCCCGCTCGGACAAGACCGGCAAGTTCGAGCAGGCGAACGGCGGCACGATCTTCCTCGACGAGGTCGGCGAGCTCTCCCAGGACGCCCAGGTCAAGCTGCTGCGGGCCCTGGGCGAGAGGGAGATCACCCGGGTCGGCGGGACGAAGACGGTGCCCGTCGACGTCCGCGTCATCGCGGCCACCAACAAGGACCTCGAGGCCGAGGTCGGGCGCGGGAACTTCCGGGAAGACCTCTATTTCCGCCTGGCCGTCCTGTCGATCGCCCTGCCGCCGCTCCGTGAGAGGGCCGAGGACATCCCGCTCCTGGTCGAACATTTCGTCCGCAAGTACGCCGCCGAATTGAAGAAGAACGTGTTCGGCTTCACCCCCGGCGCGCTCCATAGGCTGGCCGCCTACGCCTGGCCGGGCAATGTCCGCGAGCTCGAGAACGTGGTCTACGAGGCCATGGTCATGGCCGAGGGCGATTGGCTGACCGAAGCGGCCCTGCCGGTCCGGCTTCGCCTCGCCGTGGCCCCCGCGGCGGCCGAAGCGCCGGCCGGCCCGGACCGGGTCGCGCCCCTGAAAGAGGCCGTCCAGAACGTCGCCGCGGCCCGGGAACGGGACCTTATCCTCGAGGCGCTCCGGCAGGCCGGCGGCAACCGGACCCGGGCCGCCGGGATCCTGGGGATCAGCCGCAAGACCCTTTTCAACAAGATGACGGCGCTGGGGATCCGCTGGCCGGAGTGA
- a CDS encoding ATP-binding protein has product MTIFGRVGKAVRGARRRNAPPWTILREFNESLNLIEDFDQIAMNLLGTIREAAKVERLVLFVHDADLAQFRVGASCGCDPADLRGVFLSGEDRLARWLKVNKTFLEIDARPGVMGFLGEAEKAVIARLGLALLYPVLSMNRLIGILGVGRRSEGGRPSAEESAFIDSLMPQAGIALENALLYKEQKERFRRMLRADRLATIGELAAGAAHEIRNPLTSIRSSLQYVESRCREENERKLLGVALRETDRIDEILSALLSFSRPSEIRKEPCDLLALVDESAALVAIQARAGGIEVRTAFPPRPIVVEADASQLKQVFLNVFLNAVQAMAAGGRLTVEVPPPEGGKAVVRVSDTGPGIPEETLEKVFDPFFTTKKGGTGLGLSICYTIVKAHGGEIELRSRPGEGATVLVSLPAGARSHA; this is encoded by the coding sequence GTGACGATCTTCGGCCGCGTCGGGAAGGCCGTCCGGGGCGCCCGGCGCCGGAACGCCCCTCCCTGGACGATCCTCCGGGAATTCAACGAGAGCCTCAACCTGATCGAGGATTTCGATCAGATCGCCATGAACCTCCTGGGCACGATCCGGGAGGCCGCCAAGGTCGAACGCCTGGTGCTCTTCGTCCATGACGCCGACCTCGCCCAGTTCCGGGTCGGCGCCTCCTGCGGCTGCGATCCGGCCGATCTGCGCGGCGTCTTCCTCTCCGGAGAGGACCGGCTGGCCCGCTGGCTCAAGGTCAACAAGACCTTCCTCGAGATCGACGCCCGCCCCGGGGTCATGGGCTTCCTGGGCGAGGCCGAGAAGGCCGTCATCGCGCGGCTGGGGCTGGCCCTGCTCTACCCCGTCCTCTCGATGAACCGGCTCATCGGCATCCTCGGCGTCGGCCGCAGGAGCGAGGGTGGGCGGCCTTCCGCCGAGGAGTCGGCCTTCATCGACTCGCTGATGCCCCAGGCCGGGATCGCCCTCGAGAACGCGCTCCTCTACAAGGAGCAGAAGGAGCGTTTCCGCCGCATGCTCCGGGCCGACCGGCTGGCCACGATCGGCGAGCTGGCCGCCGGGGCCGCCCACGAGATCAGGAACCCGCTGACCTCGATCCGCTCCTCGCTCCAGTACGTGGAGTCGCGCTGCCGCGAGGAGAACGAGCGGAAGCTCCTGGGCGTCGCCCTGCGGGAGACCGACCGCATCGACGAGATCCTGTCCGCCCTGCTGTCCTTCTCCCGGCCCTCCGAGATCCGCAAGGAACCCTGCGACCTCCTGGCCCTGGTCGATGAGAGCGCGGCGCTCGTCGCCATCCAGGCCCGGGCCGGCGGGATCGAGGTCCGGACGGCCTTCCCGCCGCGCCCGATCGTCGTCGAGGCCGACGCGTCCCAGCTCAAGCAGGTCTTCCTCAACGTCTTCCTCAACGCCGTCCAGGCCATGGCGGCCGGCGGCCGGCTGACCGTCGAGGTCCCGCCCCCCGAGGGCGGGAAGGCCGTCGTCCGCGTCTCCGACACCGGGCCCGGCATCCCCGAGGAGACCCTGGAGAAGGTCTTCGATCCCTTCTTCACGACAAAGAAGGGCGGCACCGGCCTGGGCCTGTCGATCTGCTACACCATCGTCAAGGCCCACGGCGGAGAGATCGAGCTGCGCAGCCGCCCCGGCGAGGGGGCCACGGTCCTGGTCAGCCTGCCCGCGGGCGCGAGGAGCCACGCATGA
- a CDS encoding NEW3 domain-containing protein → MKLTKAIAIAAATLVLAVALHPQAQESQNMKLLRLKSAQLSLELKKSDYERYLKLREDGLAAEADFAQRQTAYLQAQVDYQQALISFMGSEARISVASAVKYQDRSGKKFVRVSLRYVSKELKELANLKISAEDLFPLDFMKEIKDVYVSLLSEGKIISDPYEKSIPAMPIETEREVTFQLLKDVENLDISVSYSGKAETTSVFLQKGVSANMVTVNSAQFSQEADLESTATYDLSLEKFSGEANVFKLETVNLPAQITYEFSDPTTSARLSQIKFSEGVTSLKLQLKLFLPKNPDERVVLDKPLEFFVLALDNDQTDKLRGLETAAGGTGLGAAAIDGLKAGYVKLELIPRGVPKVEVQAVNLYHEIKVGDTIGMDVTIRNTGTRRLNNVRVFCDLPLNWRAEIAPDLIGTLEQNKDQVVRIKFLPPDGVSVGDYEPKIRTDALADNRRVESEDKIVRIHISSKANVLGIGALVLLLIGLLVGIVVFGIKLTRR, encoded by the coding sequence ATGAAGCTGACCAAGGCCATCGCCATCGCGGCCGCGACGCTCGTCCTGGCCGTCGCCCTGCACCCGCAGGCCCAGGAATCCCAGAACATGAAGCTCCTGCGCCTGAAGAGCGCCCAGCTCTCGCTCGAGCTCAAGAAGTCCGACTATGAACGTTATCTCAAGCTCCGGGAGGACGGCCTGGCCGCCGAGGCTGATTTCGCCCAGCGCCAGACGGCCTACCTCCAGGCCCAGGTCGACTACCAGCAGGCCCTGATCAGCTTCATGGGCAGCGAAGCCCGCATCTCTGTCGCCAGCGCGGTCAAGTACCAGGACCGCAGCGGCAAGAAATTCGTCCGGGTCTCCCTGCGCTACGTTTCGAAGGAGCTCAAGGAGCTGGCCAACCTCAAGATCAGCGCCGAGGACCTCTTCCCGCTCGACTTCATGAAGGAGATCAAGGACGTCTACGTCTCGCTCCTCTCGGAGGGCAAGATCATCTCCGACCCCTATGAGAAGTCGATCCCGGCCATGCCCATCGAGACCGAACGGGAGGTCACCTTCCAGCTCCTCAAGGACGTCGAGAACCTCGATATCAGCGTCTCTTATTCCGGCAAGGCGGAGACGACCTCCGTCTTCCTCCAGAAAGGCGTCAGCGCCAACATGGTCACGGTCAACTCGGCCCAGTTCTCGCAGGAGGCCGACCTCGAGAGCACCGCGACCTACGACCTGTCGCTGGAGAAGTTCAGCGGCGAGGCCAACGTCTTCAAGCTCGAGACCGTCAACCTGCCGGCGCAGATCACGTACGAGTTCAGCGACCCGACGACGAGCGCCCGCCTGTCGCAGATCAAGTTCAGCGAGGGCGTCACGAGCCTCAAGCTCCAGCTGAAGCTCTTCCTGCCAAAGAACCCGGACGAGCGGGTCGTCCTGGACAAGCCCCTCGAGTTCTTCGTCCTGGCCCTCGACAACGACCAAACGGACAAGCTCCGCGGCCTCGAGACGGCGGCCGGCGGGACCGGGCTCGGCGCCGCGGCCATCGACGGCCTCAAGGCCGGCTACGTCAAGCTCGAGCTCATCCCCCGGGGCGTGCCCAAGGTCGAGGTCCAGGCCGTCAACCTCTACCACGAGATCAAGGTCGGCGACACGATCGGCATGGACGTGACCATCCGGAACACGGGCACGCGCCGGCTCAACAACGTCCGCGTCTTCTGCGACCTGCCGCTCAACTGGCGGGCCGAGATCGCGCCCGACCTGATCGGGACGCTCGAGCAGAACAAGGACCAGGTCGTCCGGATCAAGTTCCTGCCGCCGGACGGCGTCTCGGTCGGCGACTACGAGCCGAAGATCCGGACCGACGCCCTGGCCGACAACCGCCGGGTCGAGTCCGAGGACAAGATCGTGCGCATCCATATCTCGTCGAAGGCCAACGTGCTCGGCATCGGCGCCCTGGTGCTGCTGCTCATCGGCCTGCTCGTCGGCATCGTCGTCTTCGGCATCAAGCTGACGCGGCGGTAA
- a CDS encoding ABC transporter ATP-binding protein encodes MLKADDLSKRYEDGVLALDHLNLEVRPGEVYCLLGANGAGKTTAINLFLGFIPPTTGTCAIRGIDVNRDPLEAKRHVAFVSENVMLYGNFTARQNLDFFAKLGGRAGLGKDDYYQVMRRVSLQEKAFEQRVKNFSKGMRQKLGISIAIIKDAPGILLDEPTSGLDPKAAEEFQEILAELKQEGKAILMSTHDIFRAKEIGDRVGIMKEGRLVMERTRQELQYEDLVKIYIDYMKSEPLALP; translated from the coding sequence ATCCTGAAAGCCGACGATCTGTCCAAGCGCTACGAGGACGGGGTCCTGGCCCTGGACCACCTCAACCTGGAGGTCCGCCCGGGCGAGGTCTACTGCCTGCTCGGCGCCAACGGCGCCGGCAAGACGACGGCGATCAACCTCTTCCTGGGCTTCATCCCGCCGACGACGGGGACCTGCGCCATCAGGGGCATCGACGTCAACCGGGACCCGCTCGAGGCCAAGAGGCACGTCGCCTTCGTCTCCGAGAACGTCATGCTCTACGGAAACTTCACGGCCCGCCAGAACCTCGACTTCTTCGCCAAGCTCGGCGGCCGGGCCGGCCTGGGCAAAGACGACTATTACCAGGTCATGCGCCGGGTCTCGCTCCAGGAGAAGGCCTTCGAGCAGCGGGTCAAGAACTTCTCCAAGGGCATGCGGCAGAAGCTCGGCATCTCCATCGCCATCATCAAGGACGCGCCGGGCATCCTGCTCGACGAGCCGACCTCGGGCCTCGACCCCAAGGCGGCCGAGGAGTTCCAGGAGATCCTGGCCGAGCTCAAGCAGGAAGGCAAGGCCATCCTGATGTCGACCCACGACATCTTCCGGGCCAAGGAGATCGGCGACCGGGTCGGCATCATGAAGGAAGGCCGCCTGGTCATGGAGCGGACGCGCCAGGAGCTGCAGTACGAGGACCTGGTCAAGATCTACATCGACTACATGAAGTCCGAGCCGCTGGCTCTCCCATGA
- a CDS encoding ABC transporter permease subunit, protein MLRTIVKKEVLETVFSYRFPLFAVISLLLIPLGLAVNQANYAKRVRDYSDQVRLADEAAAAIKIQDVMAGTVTIKGFRPPAPLSVFTQGFESALPRYYEFTQDGFRPGESASDDETILSVQGKVDFIFIVQMVISLISMLFASDMISGEKESGTLRAMLANSLPRDTLLAGKIGGGFLALWAPFLLSFLIGAAVLMLGTFPLAGAGTAARVLVVLLATSLFVLTYFTIGVAVSASTSKARTSLVAILIVWAAFQLIVPRLGDMVARLIHPVPTETQISLQKSLLVRALDLETAKDLGHQWDLIFASAAPEARDNQDSAENKKWGPIRDGIQQRTRERKSQQLSAIDETYLQERRRQLSLAVSLSVLSPSAAFARFIADVCGTGELERARYLEAVRAHQKALDGELFSKVKRTLMIHDGGRMSMGFQALPVDVSKLPRFSITPASTAEAFQANTGSLLSLLFWLIAPFAYAYAKFIRYDVR, encoded by the coding sequence ATGTTGAGAACGATCGTCAAGAAGGAAGTGCTGGAGACCGTCTTCAGCTACCGCTTTCCGCTTTTCGCCGTCATCTCTCTCCTCCTCATCCCGCTCGGCCTGGCCGTCAACCAGGCGAATTACGCCAAGCGGGTGCGTGATTACAGCGACCAGGTCCGGCTGGCCGACGAGGCCGCGGCGGCCATCAAGATCCAGGACGTCATGGCCGGGACGGTGACCATCAAGGGCTTTCGGCCGCCCGCGCCTCTCTCGGTCTTCACCCAGGGCTTCGAGAGCGCGCTTCCCCGCTACTACGAGTTCACCCAGGACGGCTTCAGGCCGGGCGAATCGGCGAGCGACGACGAGACCATCCTCTCGGTCCAGGGCAAGGTCGATTTCATCTTCATCGTCCAGATGGTCATCAGCCTCATCTCCATGCTCTTCGCGTCGGACATGATCTCGGGGGAGAAGGAATCGGGGACGCTGCGGGCCATGCTGGCCAACAGCCTGCCGCGGGACACCCTCCTCGCCGGCAAGATCGGCGGCGGCTTTCTGGCCCTCTGGGCGCCGTTCCTCCTGTCCTTCCTGATCGGCGCGGCCGTCCTCATGCTCGGGACCTTCCCCCTGGCCGGCGCCGGGACGGCGGCCCGCGTCCTTGTCGTCCTGCTCGCGACGTCCCTTTTCGTCCTGACCTACTTCACGATCGGCGTCGCCGTCTCGGCCAGCACGTCCAAGGCCCGGACCTCGCTCGTCGCCATCCTTATCGTCTGGGCCGCCTTCCAGCTGATCGTGCCGCGTCTCGGCGACATGGTCGCCCGCCTCATCCATCCGGTCCCGACGGAAACGCAGATCTCCCTGCAGAAATCGCTCCTTGTCCGCGCCCTCGACCTCGAGACGGCCAAGGACCTCGGCCATCAGTGGGACCTCATCTTCGCCTCCGCGGCCCCGGAGGCCCGGGACAACCAGGATTCCGCTGAGAACAAGAAATGGGGCCCGATCCGGGACGGCATCCAGCAGCGGACCAGGGAGCGCAAGTCTCAGCAGCTCTCGGCCATCGACGAGACCTATCTCCAGGAGCGGCGGCGGCAGCTCAGCCTGGCCGTCAGCCTGTCGGTGCTGTCGCCGAGCGCCGCCTTCGCCCGCTTCATCGCCGACGTCTGCGGCACGGGCGAGCTCGAGCGGGCCCGTTACCTCGAGGCCGTCCGGGCCCACCAGAAGGCCCTTGACGGCGAGCTCTTCAGCAAGGTCAAGCGGACCCTCATGATCCATGACGGCGGCCGGATGTCGATGGGCTTCCAGGCCCTGCCCGTCGACGTCTCGAAGCTGCCCCGGTTCTCGATCACGCCGGCGTCGACGGCCGAGGCGTTCCAGGCGAACACGGGCAGCCTCCTTTCGCTCCTCTTCTGGCTCATCGCGCCCTTCGCCTACGCTTACGCTAAGTTCATCAGGTACGACGTGAGGTGA
- a CDS encoding ABC transporter permease subunit codes for MIGTIARKEIASNLLSYKFLVVLLLMVLLVATSLFVMHRDFAERMADYQVIRPKPGAPIAVVPPNPLSIFAKGLENAMTRSFEVEVIGVTVRAGQSSGNIVYSFFPAPDFLYVVRVVLSLVALLFGFDQVSREREQGTLKLVLGNSVSRAGVLAGKWLGNFLSLAAPFLLVTVLGTAMLLLDPNVRFSAGQLGRLGLILALSLLYLAFFLSLGMLVSAMTRRAATSIIVLLFAWALLVFVLPNLGTLAARQFVRVPSVQALSEKREQTWTREILLGISGKADIGEHWRTIGRENDRMEEDYRRRFERLVRLSRNINRLSPAASLLDAATGIAGTGIDEEIRLKTEVVRYKNSIIDPVIDDMLAGRRDGLYPAFAYRPRAVGEVFAAGAWFDAAWLAVFNILAYALAFVAFVRYDVR; via the coding sequence ATGATCGGCACCATCGCCCGCAAGGAGATCGCCTCCAACCTCCTCAGCTACAAGTTCCTCGTCGTCCTCCTGCTCATGGTCCTGCTCGTGGCCACGAGCCTGTTCGTCATGCACCGCGATTTCGCCGAGCGCATGGCCGATTACCAGGTCATCCGCCCGAAGCCCGGCGCGCCCATCGCCGTCGTCCCGCCCAACCCGCTGTCGATCTTCGCCAAGGGCCTGGAGAACGCCATGACCCGGTCTTTCGAGGTCGAGGTCATCGGTGTCACCGTCCGGGCCGGCCAGTCGTCCGGGAACATCGTCTATTCGTTCTTCCCCGCCCCGGATTTCCTCTACGTCGTCCGGGTCGTCCTGTCGCTCGTCGCCCTGCTCTTCGGCTTCGACCAGGTCAGCCGGGAGCGCGAGCAGGGGACGCTGAAGCTCGTCCTCGGCAACTCCGTCTCCCGGGCCGGGGTCCTGGCCGGCAAGTGGCTCGGCAACTTTCTCAGCCTGGCCGCGCCCTTCCTTCTCGTGACGGTCCTGGGGACGGCCATGCTGCTCCTCGACCCGAACGTCCGCTTCTCGGCCGGCCAGCTCGGGCGTCTCGGCCTCATCCTGGCCCTTTCCCTCCTCTACCTGGCCTTCTTCCTGAGCCTGGGCATGCTCGTCTCGGCCATGACCAGGCGGGCGGCCACCTCGATCATCGTCCTCCTGTTCGCCTGGGCGCTCCTGGTGTTCGTCCTGCCCAACCTGGGCACGCTCGCGGCCCGCCAGTTCGTCCGCGTCCCCTCGGTCCAGGCCCTGAGCGAGAAGCGGGAGCAGACCTGGACGCGCGAGATCCTGCTCGGGATCTCCGGGAAGGCCGACATCGGCGAGCACTGGCGGACGATCGGCCGGGAGAACGACCGCATGGAGGAGGACTACCGGCGCAGGTTCGAGCGCCTGGTCCGCCTCTCCCGCAACATCAACCGCCTCTCGCCGGCGGCCAGCCTCCTCGACGCCGCGACCGGGATCGCCGGCACGGGCATCGACGAGGAGATCCGCCTCAAGACGGAGGTCGTCCGCTACAAGAACTCGATCATCGACCCGGTCATCGACGACATGCTCGCCGGCCGCCGCGACGGCCTGTATCCGGCCTTCGCCTACCGGCCGAGGGCTGTCGGCGAGGTCTTCGCCGCGGGGGCCTGGTTCGACGCGGCCTGGCTCGCTGTCTTCAACATCCTGGCCTACGCCCTGGCGTTCGTCGCATTCGTCCGCTACGACGTGAGGTGA
- a CDS encoding ABC transporter permease subunit, with product MGKTLVLKELRSHLVSFRFLAGFVLLFVLVVVTAVVLTNDYVRKLDEYSARQAEIDRYLSQYAHFNRIGAVLRPSQPPIPFWALVRGLSADVNRDGFDDDPLPVMFPLIDLTFIVGVLISLLALILTYDAVCGEKEDGTLKLMLANGLPRSKIILAKAAGAGLTLAGPLVVSLAAGMLVILLHPKVDWSGIDWAALGLIVAGAAIYGGVFLLVGILVSSVHRSSASSIMTSLFIWTLLVLVVPNLSPYVASFLSPAPSRIMVARETERLGDTDRDDLGNKLQARYRAEVLQEYPVLAERLSEAEVKRRVAEDPLYRKAYEARRAAAERAWNEANRIQSAKIDEIRDDLRRKEEAQTGLARAISMISPLADFSYLATDLSSTGTRNQVHFGRLARLWSRSFDDDYRPKKVAAMRAKDPTVDTWNTAVDMSDAPRFRYAEEGLGGRIQAALPPFGVLAGCCVVLFAAAYAAFIRYDAR from the coding sequence ATGGGAAAAACGCTCGTCCTCAAGGAGCTCCGGTCCCACCTCGTCTCTTTCCGCTTCCTGGCGGGGTTCGTCCTGCTGTTCGTCCTCGTCGTCGTCACCGCCGTCGTCCTGACGAATGATTACGTCCGCAAGCTCGACGAGTACTCGGCCCGGCAGGCGGAGATCGACCGCTACCTCAGCCAGTACGCCCACTTCAACCGGATCGGCGCGGTCCTGCGGCCGAGCCAGCCGCCCATCCCCTTCTGGGCCCTCGTCCGCGGCCTGTCGGCCGACGTCAACAGGGACGGCTTCGACGACGATCCGCTGCCGGTCATGTTCCCGCTCATCGACCTGACCTTCATCGTCGGCGTCCTGATCAGCCTGCTGGCCCTCATCCTGACCTACGACGCCGTCTGCGGCGAGAAGGAGGACGGGACCCTGAAGCTCATGCTGGCCAACGGACTGCCGCGCTCGAAGATCATCCTGGCCAAGGCCGCCGGCGCCGGCCTGACCCTGGCCGGCCCGCTCGTTGTCTCGCTCGCCGCCGGCATGCTGGTCATCCTGCTCCACCCGAAGGTCGACTGGAGCGGGATCGACTGGGCCGCGCTCGGCCTGATCGTCGCCGGGGCGGCGATCTACGGCGGCGTCTTCCTGCTCGTCGGCATCCTGGTCTCGTCCGTCCACCGGTCGAGCGCGTCGTCGATCATGACCTCGCTCTTCATCTGGACGCTCCTGGTCCTGGTCGTGCCCAACCTCAGCCCCTATGTGGCATCGTTCCTCTCGCCGGCCCCGTCGCGGATCATGGTGGCCCGGGAGACGGAGCGCCTGGGCGACACCGACCGGGACGATCTCGGCAACAAGCTCCAGGCCCGGTACCGGGCGGAGGTCCTCCAGGAATATCCCGTGCTGGCCGAGCGGCTGTCCGAGGCCGAGGTCAAGAGGCGCGTCGCCGAAGACCCCCTCTACCGGAAGGCGTACGAGGCCAGGCGGGCCGCCGCGGAAAGGGCCTGGAACGAGGCCAACCGGATCCAAAGCGCCAAGATCGACGAGATCCGGGACGACCTGAGGCGGAAGGAAGAGGCCCAGACGGGCCTGGCCCGGGCGATCTCGATGATCTCACCGCTGGCCGATTTCAGCTACCTGGCCACGGACCTGTCGTCGACGGGGACCCGGAACCAGGTCCATTTCGGCCGGCTGGCCAGGCTCTGGAGCCGGAGCTTCGATGACGATTACCGGCCGAAGAAGGTCGCGGCGATGAGGGCCAAGGACCCCACGGTGGATACCTGGAACACGGCCGTGGACATGTCCGACGCGCCCCGGTTCCGCTACGCCGAGGAGGGGCTGGGAGGGAGGATCCAGGCCGCCCTGCCGCCCTTCGGCGTCCTCGCCGGCTGCTGCGTCGTCCTGTTCGCCGCGGCATACGCGGCCTTCATCCGTTACGACGCCCGCTGA
- the tsaD gene encoding tRNA (adenosine(37)-N6)-threonylcarbamoyltransferase complex transferase subunit TsaD, translating to MAEEGGHRVLVLAIESSCDETSAAVLRAPDRGARASDAPDTGMPAPGAGFPPPVAAPSPEAAPEVLSNVVLSQDEVHAPYGGVVPELASRQHIKSITPIVGEALDRAGVGLEEIDLYGVTQGPGLIGSLLVGLSFAKGLAYYHRKPLIGIDHLEGHLEACFLENPGIAYPVLGLLVSGGHTALYLMEEPLSYRLLGKTRDDAAGEALDKIAKFIGLGYPGGPVIEKMGKTGDPRAFRFAVPRTKDRSLDFSFSGLKTAALKVIRENGIAKDSPRLADFLASFEEIVARTLIEHMRAAADQVQPRSLILCGGVARNTRLRTSFRQLARECGIEAYVPSPKLCTDNAAMIGAVALKRFARSPGLAMDLDLDAFAR from the coding sequence ATGGCGGAGGAAGGCGGACATCGAGTGCTCGTTCTGGCCATCGAAAGCTCGTGCGACGAAACGTCGGCGGCCGTGCTGCGCGCGCCCGATCGGGGGGCTCGGGCCTCTGACGCCCCGGACACCGGGATGCCTGCTCCCGGCGCCGGCTTTCCGCCTCCGGTCGCTGCCCCGTCGCCGGAGGCCGCCCCCGAAGTCCTCAGCAACGTCGTCCTGTCCCAGGACGAGGTCCATGCGCCCTACGGCGGGGTCGTGCCCGAGCTGGCCTCGCGCCAGCACATCAAGTCGATCACGCCGATCGTCGGCGAAGCCCTGGACCGGGCGGGGGTCGGGCTCGAAGAGATCGACCTTTATGGAGTGACCCAGGGCCCGGGCCTCATCGGCTCGCTTCTCGTCGGCCTGTCGTTCGCCAAGGGGCTGGCTTATTACCACAGGAAGCCGCTCATCGGCATCGACCATCTCGAAGGCCATCTCGAGGCTTGCTTCCTCGAGAATCCCGGGATCGCCTACCCGGTGCTGGGGCTCCTCGTCTCGGGCGGGCACACGGCCCTCTACCTGATGGAAGAGCCGCTGTCGTACCGGCTCCTCGGCAAGACGCGCGACGACGCGGCCGGGGAGGCCCTGGACAAGATCGCGAAGTTCATCGGCCTCGGCTATCCCGGCGGCCCGGTCATCGAGAAGATGGGCAAGACGGGAGACCCCAGGGCCTTCCGCTTCGCCGTGCCGCGGACGAAGGATCGCAGCCTGGACTTCAGCTTCAGCGGGCTGAAGACCGCGGCTCTCAAGGTCATCCGCGAGAACGGCATCGCCAAGGACAGCCCGCGCCTGGCTGATTTCCTGGCCAGCTTCGAGGAGATCGTGGCCCGGACGCTGATCGAACACATGAGGGCGGCGGCCGACCAGGTCCAGCCGCGCTCGCTCATCCTTTGCGGCGGCGTCGCCCGCAACACGCGCCTGCGGACCAGCTTCCGGCAGCTGGCCCGGGAATGCGGCATCGAGGCTTACGTCCCGTCGCCGAAGCTGTGCACGGACAACGCGGCCATGATCGGCGCCGTCGCCCTCAAGAGATTCGCCCGCTCGCCCGGTCTTGCGATGGACCTCGACCTCGACGCCTTCGCCCGTTGA